The segment CGGCGCACTTTCCGGACACGACCTAGCCCAGCAGCGCGATCAGGCCCTCGCGCCCCAGCACTTCCAGCTCGTCGAGGGCGACCACGGCGCACGCCGCCGCCTCCGGATCGGAGGCGGCGAGCCCGCTCGCCGCGAACTCGTCCTCGTCGAGCCGCAGCACCTCGCTGCCGTCCGCCGACACCCACAGGTCCAGGTCCAGGTCCTCGACCACCACCCCCGAGCCGTCGATCACGGCCGGCCGGGTGATGTCGCAGTACCAGCCCTTCAGGGCGCCGTCGGCGGACCACACCTCCTTGACCGTGAACCACCGGTCGCGCCAGAAGTGCTCCACGAAGACGTCGCCCGGCTCGAACCGCACGAAGCCGAAGTCCCGTACGCCCTCCGCCGCCCACGGGGCGCGCACCGAGAGCCGGGCGGCGTCCTCCGTGAGCACCTCCGCCGGGTAGCGGATCTTCGTCCGGCCCGCCTTCGTCAGAGTGACCTCAACCGATCGTCCGGACATGCCGTACCTCCCGTGCTCCTACCTCGTAACCGAACCACTTGTTGATCGCCAGCATCGGCTCGTTCCCGGTGTCGTTCCCGGTGAACGCCTCCGTGCAGCCCGCCGCGCGGGCCCGGTGCAGCGACGTGTTCTTGGCGAGCTTCGCGAGCCCGC is part of the Streptomyces sp. NBC_00250 genome and harbors:
- a CDS encoding DUF402 domain-containing protein, which codes for MSGRSVEVTLTKAGRTKIRYPAEVLTEDAARLSVRAPWAAEGVRDFGFVRFEPGDVFVEHFWRDRWFTVKEVWSADGALKGWYCDITRPAVIDGSGVVVEDLDLDLWVSADGSEVLRLDEDEFAASGLAASDPEAAACAVVALDELEVLGREGLIALLG